One window from the genome of Cryobacterium sp. GrIS_2_6 encodes:
- a CDS encoding polysaccharide biosynthesis tyrosine autokinase, whose product MELRDYIRILRKSWVLIVLLLLVGVGAAAAYSLTATPVFSASSKVFVSTQSTGTAQDLVQGNSFTVQRVKTYSDLVATPIVLLPVIGTLGLNVTSESLSQRITASAPLDTSIIEITVTDTNPVRAADIANATSQSLTAVVQDIETPAETGSVSPVKLTRAQQADVPSTPVSPNVPLNIALGGLIGIVLGVGFAVLRETLETRIRNERDVKQVTDVPILGGIVFDSKAAERPLIVHVDPRSPRAESFRSLRTNLQFLDVGRPDRSFVITSSIESEGKSTTGANLAIALADAGSRVLLVDADLRRPKIADYMGVEGAVGLTDVLIGRAKLSDVVQPWGEGHLFVLPAGEMPPNPSELLGSARMAALIKEFNMQFDVIIFDTPPLLPVTDAAILAKIVGGAIIVVAAGRTHKNQLKGAVAALDNVGAPISGLVLTMLPTKGPDAYGYGHYGYGYGYGYTEDVPEEKLSRRIKNLK is encoded by the coding sequence GTGGAACTTCGCGACTATATTCGGATCCTGCGCAAGAGCTGGGTGCTCATCGTCCTACTACTGCTTGTGGGTGTCGGCGCGGCGGCGGCATACTCGCTTACGGCGACGCCAGTCTTCAGCGCCTCATCAAAAGTGTTCGTGTCCACGCAATCGACCGGCACCGCTCAGGACTTGGTTCAGGGCAACAGCTTTACGGTTCAGCGCGTCAAGACCTACTCCGATCTGGTTGCGACACCCATCGTGCTCCTGCCTGTGATTGGAACGCTCGGTCTCAACGTCACCTCGGAGTCACTGTCCCAGAGGATTACGGCCAGCGCTCCGCTCGACACCTCGATCATCGAAATCACTGTGACCGACACCAATCCTGTTCGGGCTGCCGATATAGCTAACGCGACTTCTCAGAGCCTCACTGCAGTCGTGCAGGACATCGAAACACCGGCGGAAACAGGTTCTGTTTCACCGGTCAAATTGACCAGGGCTCAGCAGGCCGACGTGCCATCCACTCCCGTGAGCCCGAACGTGCCCTTGAACATCGCACTCGGAGGACTCATTGGGATTGTTCTCGGCGTAGGTTTTGCCGTGCTGCGGGAGACTCTCGAAACCCGCATTCGCAACGAGCGCGATGTGAAGCAAGTGACGGACGTTCCCATTCTCGGGGGCATCGTGTTCGACTCAAAAGCAGCAGAGCGCCCACTTATTGTGCACGTCGACCCGCGCAGCCCTCGCGCTGAGTCGTTCCGTTCGCTGCGAACGAACCTTCAGTTTCTGGACGTCGGTCGCCCGGATCGTAGCTTTGTCATTACCTCCTCGATCGAAAGCGAGGGTAAGAGCACGACCGGAGCCAACCTGGCGATCGCTCTTGCGGATGCCGGTTCTCGTGTTCTGTTAGTCGATGCCGACCTTCGCCGCCCCAAGATCGCGGACTATATGGGCGTCGAGGGCGCTGTAGGACTCACCGACGTCCTGATCGGTCGGGCCAAGTTGTCCGACGTGGTCCAGCCGTGGGGAGAAGGTCATCTCTTCGTGCTGCCGGCAGGCGAGATGCCGCCGAACCCCAGCGAACTTCTAGGCTCGGCCCGAATGGCGGCACTCATCAAAGAGTTCAACATGCAGTTCGACGTGATCATCTTCGATACGCCACCCCTCTTGCCCGTGACCGATGCCGCTATCCTGGCCAAGATCGTTGGCGGTGCGATCATCGTCGTCGCTGCTGGTCGCACGCACAAGAACCAGCTCAAAGGCGCGGTGGCCGCGTTGGATAACGTCGGCGCACCCATCTCGGGTCTCGTCCTGACCATGCTGCCGACCAAAGGGCCCGACGCGTATGGTTACGGTCACTATGGCTACGGCTACGGCTATGGGTACACAGAGGATGTCCCGGAAGAAAAGTTGTCTCGCCGAATCAAGAACCTCAAGTGA
- a CDS encoding DUF4012 domain-containing protein: MGIPVLLVMAALAWVGTRAYLAKGELESAIPLAAQVQSDVVAGDAPSAATTFDSLASHSSNAADLTSDPIWRAFEVVPVVGANLTAVRELAAAVDDISQNAVGPLTKIAGSVKLKDFKPVDGSINVQPLLDAQPGIAEASAALQDAEHTVQSIDTSGTLAVVSSAADRLSSAVEKAAESVTILDRAVRVVPNMLGAAGPRNYVLLFQNPAELRASGGIPGAVALLHTENGHLSLAQQASSADFPKYDKPVLDLPMETRGLYGDITGTFIQDVTLTPNFPLSGQIAREMWKRQFGVEADGVISIDPVALSYLLKATGPITLPTGDVLNSENAVKLLLTDVYARYKSSALQDKFFAAAAASVFSGVASGDADPVALIKALGQAGVERRVLVWSSHDDDQSVLAGTTLAGNLPVSDATAKRFGVYLNDATGAKMDTYLDAKLGLGQVTCRQDGRPHYVVTVTLTNTAHADAATSLPEYVTGGGSFGVQPGNVKTILSVYGAPDMQPLGVVRDGAVIGYHPATDSTYPVSSSTVELAPGASAVLDFGWLGAEKFEGELEAESTPGVNPILVAKTAPTCDSALW, encoded by the coding sequence GTGGGCATTCCCGTACTTCTCGTCATGGCGGCACTGGCCTGGGTGGGTACGCGCGCGTATCTTGCAAAGGGCGAACTCGAGAGTGCCATTCCACTCGCCGCGCAGGTTCAAAGCGACGTTGTAGCTGGCGATGCGCCTAGTGCGGCGACGACGTTCGATAGCTTGGCCAGTCATTCATCTAACGCGGCGGACCTGACCAGCGACCCGATATGGCGAGCCTTCGAGGTTGTTCCGGTTGTGGGCGCGAACCTCACCGCGGTGCGGGAGCTCGCGGCGGCGGTCGATGACATCTCGCAAAACGCGGTCGGGCCGCTGACGAAGATCGCCGGCTCGGTCAAGCTCAAGGACTTCAAGCCCGTCGATGGATCCATCAACGTGCAGCCCCTTCTCGATGCTCAGCCGGGCATCGCCGAAGCCAGCGCCGCGCTCCAGGACGCCGAACACACGGTGCAGTCAATCGACACATCCGGCACCCTTGCAGTCGTTTCAAGTGCCGCCGACCGACTGTCATCGGCCGTTGAAAAGGCAGCCGAGAGCGTCACGATCTTGGATCGCGCCGTGCGAGTTGTGCCAAATATGTTGGGTGCCGCCGGGCCTCGCAACTACGTGCTGCTATTTCAGAACCCGGCTGAACTCCGGGCATCGGGTGGAATCCCTGGAGCGGTTGCGTTGCTTCATACGGAGAATGGACACCTCAGTCTGGCGCAGCAGGCCTCCAGCGCTGACTTCCCGAAGTACGACAAGCCCGTCCTCGATCTCCCGATGGAGACCCGGGGACTCTATGGAGATATCACCGGCACGTTCATCCAGGATGTGACCCTCACGCCCAACTTCCCGCTCTCGGGACAGATTGCCCGCGAAATGTGGAAACGGCAGTTCGGGGTCGAGGCTGACGGTGTGATCTCGATCGATCCGGTGGCGCTCAGCTATCTACTGAAGGCCACCGGGCCGATAACGTTACCGACGGGCGACGTTTTGAATTCGGAAAATGCAGTGAAGCTGCTGCTTACAGACGTGTACGCGCGATATAAGAGTTCCGCACTCCAGGACAAGTTCTTCGCCGCCGCCGCGGCATCGGTTTTCTCGGGAGTCGCCAGCGGAGATGCTGACCCGGTTGCCCTGATCAAGGCGCTCGGACAGGCGGGTGTAGAGCGGCGCGTGCTCGTCTGGAGTTCCCATGACGATGACCAGTCCGTACTGGCCGGCACGACGCTGGCTGGCAATCTGCCCGTCAGTGACGCCACAGCGAAGCGGTTCGGTGTCTATTTGAACGACGCGACCGGCGCCAAGATGGACACGTACCTGGACGCGAAGCTCGGCCTCGGCCAGGTCACCTGCCGGCAGGATGGTCGACCCCACTACGTGGTCACGGTCACTTTGACGAACACGGCGCACGCGGATGCCGCGACTTCGCTGCCGGAATACGTCACCGGTGGCGGTTCATTCGGAGTCCAGCCCGGAAACGTGAAGACCATCCTGTCCGTGTATGGCGCGCCCGACATGCAGCCGCTTGGCGTCGTTCGCGACGGAGCCGTCATCGGCTATCACCCAGCTACGGATTCGACCTATCCTGTGAGTTCGTCAACCGTTGAACTGGCTCCGGGGGCGAGTGCTGTACTCGATTTTGGCTGGCTCGGCGCCGAAAAATTCGAAGGCGAACTGGAAGCCGAGAGTACTCCCGGGGTGAACCCGATATTGGTCGCCAAAACGGCGCCAACCTGCGATTCCGCTCTCTGGTGA
- a CDS encoding sortase, with protein sequence MAKKALAAAALAIMAVFAVPAAANAAGYVPDANDTVTGTATAGSTVTVGFTDGSFTDGETVSIAVSGSGTATLSVVKAATTTISKTATAAGAVSVKVTLPTDATGSYTLTATGATSGLVGTSTITVVAADAGSAQALASTGYSAPIVLIWGAAGALFLGIALVVVLGIVRRQRANA encoded by the coding sequence ATGGCTAAAAAAGCTCTCGCAGCGGCAGCGCTCGCGATTATGGCAGTCTTCGCGGTACCGGCCGCTGCTAACGCAGCCGGCTACGTGCCCGACGCCAACGACACCGTCACCGGAACCGCCACCGCGGGCAGCACGGTTACCGTCGGCTTCACCGATGGTTCCTTCACCGATGGCGAGACCGTTTCGATTGCCGTCTCCGGCTCCGGAACTGCCACCCTCTCGGTCGTGAAGGCCGCTACCACCACGATCTCCAAGACCGCGACCGCTGCTGGCGCCGTCAGCGTCAAGGTCACCCTGCCGACCGACGCGACCGGCTCCTACACGCTCACCGCAACCGGCGCCACGTCCGGTCTCGTCGGCACCTCGACGATCACCGTCGTCGCTGCTGACGCCGGATCTGCCCAGGCCCTCGCCAGCACCGGTTACAGCGCCCCGATCGTGCTGATCTGGGGTGCAGCCGGCGCGTTGTTCCTCGGCATCGCGCTCGTCGTCGTTCTCGGTATCGTTCGTCGCCAGCGCGCGAACGCGTAA
- a CDS encoding GDP-L-fucose synthase — MTSGTQDREPFEAAPLDRSSSFYVAGHRGLVGSAIWRNLEAEGFTGLIGRTSSELDLKDRDAVFAFFAETKPRYVVLAAAKVGGILANSTYPVDFLSENLRIQVNVLDAAVEHSVERLLFLGSSCIYPRMAPQPIREESLLTGYLEPTNDAYAIAKIAGILQIQAIRRQYGLPWISAMPTNLYGPGDNFSLTGSHVLPALIRRYDDAAKSGAATVVNWGTGTPRREFLHVDDMAAACLHLLENYDGPSQVNVGTGSDVTIAEIADTIAGVVGFTGTTEWDISKPDGTPQKLLDVSKLAGEGWTSRIGLEAGLRSTVKWYREHADDLRK, encoded by the coding sequence ATGACATCCGGAACTCAGGATCGGGAACCATTCGAGGCTGCGCCGCTCGATCGATCATCGAGTTTCTACGTGGCCGGCCATCGTGGACTCGTCGGGTCCGCGATCTGGCGCAATCTCGAAGCCGAGGGCTTCACCGGGCTGATCGGGCGTACCTCCTCAGAACTCGATCTGAAGGACCGCGATGCGGTCTTCGCGTTCTTTGCCGAGACCAAACCGCGGTACGTGGTTCTCGCGGCTGCAAAGGTGGGCGGAATCCTTGCGAACAGCACGTACCCCGTCGATTTCTTGAGCGAGAACCTGCGCATCCAGGTCAACGTTCTCGACGCGGCGGTGGAGCACAGCGTCGAAAGGTTGCTCTTCCTGGGGTCCTCGTGCATCTACCCGAGGATGGCGCCGCAACCGATCCGGGAGGAGTCCCTCCTAACCGGGTATCTTGAGCCCACCAATGACGCCTATGCGATCGCAAAGATCGCCGGCATCCTGCAGATCCAGGCCATCCGACGCCAATACGGACTGCCCTGGATCTCCGCCATGCCGACGAACCTCTATGGTCCTGGCGACAACTTCTCGCTGACCGGCTCGCACGTGCTTCCGGCCCTCATCCGTCGCTACGACGACGCGGCCAAATCGGGTGCCGCAACGGTGGTGAACTGGGGCACTGGAACTCCTCGCCGAGAATTCCTCCACGTCGATGACATGGCGGCAGCATGCCTGCACTTGTTGGAGAACTATGACGGGCCATCCCAGGTGAACGTCGGTACCGGGAGCGACGTCACCATCGCGGAAATCGCAGACACAATCGCGGGCGTTGTCGGATTCACCGGCACGACTGAGTGGGACATCAGCAAGCCCGATGGAACTCCGCAAAAGCTTCTCGACGTGTCCAAGCTGGCCGGCGAGGGCTGGACATCCAGAATCGGGCTGGAGGCGGGGCTGCGTTCCACCGTGAAGTGGTATCGCGAACATGCGGACGATCTTCGGAAATAG
- the gmd gene encoding GDP-mannose 4,6-dehydratase has translation MTKRALITGITGQDGSYLAELLLLKGYEVHGLIRRASTFNTSRIDHLYVDPHDPEARLFLHYGDLSDGSRLVTLLNKIKPDEVYNLAAQSHVRVSFDEPEHTADTTGMGTIRLLEAVRMSGIQTRFYQASSSEMFGATPPPQNEETPFYPRSPYGAAKVYSYWITKNYREAYGMFAVNGILFNHESPRRGETFVTRKITRAVAAIKAGTQDHVYLGNLDSIRDWGYAAEYVEGMWRMLQVDEPDDFVLATGGNFTVRDFVETSFSHAGLKWENHVRFDERYLRPTEVDALVGDASKAEAKLGWKATVDTAQLARIMVNADIEALEHSGSRWIDEVKLESWGTALATAGVR, from the coding sequence ATGACCAAGCGCGCACTCATAACAGGAATAACGGGCCAGGACGGTTCATATCTAGCAGAACTGCTCCTGCTGAAGGGGTATGAGGTCCACGGCCTCATCCGTCGGGCGTCCACGTTCAACACGTCGCGCATCGATCATCTATATGTTGATCCTCACGATCCGGAGGCTCGTCTCTTCCTTCACTACGGTGACCTGAGCGACGGAAGCCGTCTGGTGACCCTACTTAACAAAATCAAGCCCGATGAGGTTTACAACCTCGCTGCACAATCCCATGTGCGGGTATCGTTCGATGAGCCTGAGCACACCGCCGATACGACGGGAATGGGGACCATTCGCTTGCTGGAAGCTGTGCGCATGTCTGGCATTCAGACGCGCTTCTACCAGGCCTCGAGCTCCGAAATGTTTGGCGCCACGCCGCCACCGCAGAATGAAGAAACCCCGTTCTATCCCCGGTCTCCGTATGGTGCCGCCAAGGTCTATAGCTACTGGATCACGAAGAACTACCGTGAGGCCTACGGCATGTTTGCGGTTAATGGCATCCTGTTCAACCACGAATCCCCTCGCCGCGGTGAGACTTTCGTTACGCGCAAGATCACACGGGCTGTCGCCGCGATAAAGGCCGGCACTCAGGACCACGTATACCTCGGAAACCTCGATTCCATCCGCGACTGGGGCTACGCAGCCGAGTACGTCGAAGGCATGTGGCGAATGTTGCAGGTTGACGAACCCGATGACTTCGTGCTCGCAACCGGTGGCAACTTCACCGTTCGCGACTTCGTTGAAACGTCCTTCAGTCACGCCGGGCTCAAGTGGGAGAACCACGTCCGATTTGACGAGCGCTACTTGCGCCCGACCGAGGTCGACGCCCTCGTGGGCGACGCATCCAAAGCTGAAGCCAAACTCGGCTGGAAAGCCACCGTGGATACCGCGCAACTGGCTCGAATTATGGTCAATGCCGACATCGAGGCGCTCGAGCACTCGGGCAGCCGTTGGATCGATGAGGTCAAACTCGAGAGCTGGGGAACAGCGCTCGCGACGGCGGGCGTCCGATGA
- a CDS encoding glycosyltransferase, producing the protein MPSNPRITIIGLHFPPETTGNAPYTGSLARGLLAKDLSTLVITGHPHYPEWVIRTGYGAWVRRELVDGVHVTRLRHYVPSKPNAVRRLLSEVSFGIRVLFESWGRPDVVVLVSPALFATAIAVLRARLSPSRPAVVVWVQDLYSLGVTEIGAGGRSVAAIMTWVEAMTLRAASKVVVIHERFAIYARESLGVEAQRIQVVRNWTHLASAPDRDVAAVRSGFGWDADETVVLHAGNMGAKQGLENVIAAARLCDDANLPIRFVLLGDGNQREHLELIGSGVKRLQFIDPVADSDFQAVLASADILLINEKPGVSGMSVPSKLTSYFDSGRAVVAATGPDGITAAELQAADGGFVVESGDPGALVTVCLNLREHPEKAEAFGNNGRQFRRDVLGEERAIAGFANMLEDVATKKAR; encoded by the coding sequence ATGCCATCGAATCCCCGAATAACAATCATAGGTCTTCACTTCCCGCCTGAAACTACGGGCAATGCCCCCTATACGGGGTCGTTGGCTCGGGGGCTCCTGGCGAAGGATCTTTCCACGCTCGTAATTACGGGTCACCCGCACTATCCAGAATGGGTCATCCGCACGGGCTACGGTGCCTGGGTCCGAAGAGAGCTCGTTGATGGCGTCCACGTGACCCGACTGCGGCATTACGTTCCATCCAAGCCGAATGCGGTGCGCCGTCTACTTTCAGAGGTCTCCTTCGGGATCCGAGTTTTGTTCGAATCGTGGGGACGCCCGGACGTCGTGGTTCTCGTGTCACCCGCGCTCTTCGCGACTGCCATCGCTGTCCTCAGGGCGCGATTGAGTCCGAGCCGGCCAGCCGTTGTTGTGTGGGTCCAGGACCTGTACTCACTCGGTGTTACAGAAATTGGGGCCGGCGGTAGATCGGTAGCGGCGATCATGACATGGGTGGAAGCAATGACGCTTAGGGCGGCGAGCAAGGTTGTGGTGATTCACGAGCGGTTCGCGATATACGCCCGAGAATCTCTTGGCGTCGAAGCTCAGCGAATTCAAGTTGTAAGGAACTGGACGCATCTGGCGTCGGCGCCCGACCGCGACGTCGCGGCCGTGCGCTCCGGTTTCGGCTGGGACGCTGACGAAACAGTCGTGTTGCACGCCGGCAATATGGGTGCCAAGCAGGGCCTGGAAAATGTAATCGCGGCCGCCCGGTTGTGCGATGACGCGAATCTTCCGATTCGATTCGTACTTCTCGGTGATGGCAACCAGCGTGAGCATCTAGAACTGATCGGCTCTGGTGTGAAGAGACTTCAATTCATCGACCCCGTAGCCGACTCGGATTTTCAGGCCGTGCTGGCGTCTGCCGACATATTGCTTATAAACGAAAAACCAGGAGTATCAGGGATGTCTGTCCCCAGCAAGCTAACTTCCTATTTCGATTCAGGTCGTGCGGTGGTCGCGGCAACCGGTCCCGACGGAATTACCGCCGCAGAATTGCAGGCCGCTGACGGGGGTTTTGTCGTTGAATCGGGAGACCCCGGCGCGCTCGTGACGGTGTGCCTAAACCTGCGCGAACACCCCGAAAAGGCAGAGGCGTTCGGGAACAACGGCCGTCAGTTTCGCCGGGACGTGCTGGGGGAGGAAAGGGCAATCGCAGGTTTTGCTAACATGCTGGAGGATGTTGCAACAAAAAAAGCCCGGTAA
- a CDS encoding glycosyltransferase — MRIVNVVTLASQSGRYGGPLEVALSQTSIAAELGFESVLVCGFVGGDYPQALSLRGDVRLRRVHQLIPKSNFTGLHSWALFRSQVREIRVADIVHIGISREFVPISALLIARIYRKNIVLQPHGMLTSRTSVAHHAVDLFLRPAIGFHATFAALTVVEANQLRSWAGGLKPRIFILGNPVPDDVATLTDCTESDGNMHEVLFLARLHPRKRVGLFLDAAHFAEDAGWNDHYVVVGPDEGELPLVLSAQARSRNICYEGPLAGAEVTRRIQRAKVFVLSSENEPWGHALTAALALGKPVVVTASTALSSDIEKFGAGRVVSDDSPHALARAVHELLDNPEHYQSAQAGATRLTEALLNSQHYNDSLRGLYAQRFAKGTTGHE; from the coding sequence TTGAGAATCGTCAACGTCGTCACTCTAGCCAGCCAGTCCGGCCGATACGGCGGTCCGCTCGAGGTGGCGCTTAGCCAGACTTCAATCGCAGCCGAACTCGGGTTTGAATCAGTATTGGTTTGCGGATTCGTCGGTGGCGACTACCCGCAAGCGCTGTCGCTCAGAGGCGACGTCCGTTTGCGCAGAGTTCATCAGCTGATTCCGAAATCCAATTTCACTGGGCTGCATTCATGGGCGCTATTCCGAAGCCAAGTCCGAGAGATTCGAGTCGCGGACATCGTACATATTGGCATATCGAGAGAATTCGTACCGATATCGGCCCTCCTCATCGCGCGAATATACAGAAAAAACATTGTGCTTCAGCCGCACGGAATGTTGACCTCTCGAACGAGCGTGGCCCATCACGCTGTAGACCTATTCCTACGCCCAGCAATTGGCTTCCACGCGACATTTGCAGCTCTCACTGTCGTTGAGGCGAACCAGCTCCGTTCCTGGGCAGGAGGTCTTAAACCACGTATTTTCATCCTCGGCAACCCAGTGCCGGACGACGTGGCAACACTGACGGACTGCACTGAGTCCGACGGCAATATGCACGAAGTGCTGTTCCTCGCTCGACTTCACCCACGGAAGCGAGTTGGTCTCTTTCTAGATGCAGCACATTTTGCGGAAGACGCGGGCTGGAATGACCACTACGTGGTCGTGGGACCAGACGAGGGCGAATTGCCCCTAGTCCTCTCTGCTCAAGCACGGTCGCGAAATATCTGTTACGAGGGTCCGCTGGCAGGCGCCGAAGTCACGCGTCGGATTCAACGGGCCAAGGTATTCGTGCTGTCCTCTGAGAACGAACCATGGGGCCACGCGTTGACCGCAGCCCTCGCACTTGGCAAACCTGTCGTAGTGACTGCGTCAACGGCACTGTCTAGTGACATTGAGAAATTTGGAGCGGGGCGGGTAGTCAGTGACGATAGCCCTCACGCTTTGGCCCGCGCTGTTCACGAATTATTGGACAATCCGGAGCATTATCAGTCCGCGCAGGCTGGCGCAACAAGGCTTACCGAGGCACTGCTCAACTCCCAGCACTACAACGACTCGCTTCGCGGACTATACGCACAGCGATTCGCCAAGGGGACGACTGGTCATGAATGA